Part of the Antechinus flavipes isolate AdamAnt ecotype Samford, QLD, Australia chromosome 2, AdamAnt_v2, whole genome shotgun sequence genome is shown below.
TTAGAAAAATCTGTCAAAAAATTAAAGGCAACAGAAAACTGCAATACCACTTAAATCCAGAGTGTGAGCAAGAGTCCTAATTAAAAGTTTTATTCACCCACTGACTTTTAAACTTGCATATTCTATTATGTTATAAGGTCTACGTCTATAAGATCTTATAATTTGCACTGTTAAGTTCAGTGTCCTAGCAATTTGTGGCTGCTttaaatataagtttttttttaaaaagatgaataactTTGAATTAACTGCCAGTTATTTAATTTCCAGGAAATTTAACACCAAATTTGTGATAAAGTGCAGAAAATACTTCATTATCATCCCCAAAAGCCATGATTCTTACAAGATTCTAGCTGTTCAAAAATAGAGAATATGTGAGAAATGCACAAAGAAGTTCTACAGAAATTAGgctattttactttttagaaataTAAGACAGTGGTATTACACTCAAGCCTTCTTTCagattcctttttcttatcttccactataaatgcttttaaaaggtGAGGAAATAGTCCATATCGATTTGATCACCCTTCTCACTCTCCATCCATCCTCCCATCTTAAATAAAACCCATAAGCTTAAAGTAGTTAATGTTACCTTGGCTACAGTTGGGCCCTTCCAGGTCAGGTATTGTTCTAATTCAGTGCCCTTAGCGCGGGCCTTGGATGAGTCAAACACTTTCCTCTTGGAACCTTGGGTCTTGCAACAGACATTTGTGTGTTTCTCTAGCCTTAACAAGTGAAACTTTCGTCCACAGTAGCTGCACTCACCAAGCTCTGGTTCTTCAGGTGAAGAGCTGGAACCTGAGGAGACTGAAAGCTGAGATGAACTATAACTAGGGGATTTGGTCAAAGAATTGTCAGGATCCTCTTGGTGTTGTGAAAATGGCTCAGGGGATGGTGTTGGAATTTGGTCTCGCATTTTATTGTTACTTGCCACTAATCTTTCCTTTTTGAGTCTTTGTACTCCATGATCAAAAAACTGGGAACATACTGAGGATGGACTAGAATTCTCTTGGGACTGTTCCcatgtttcctcatctctgctaTAACCACTGAAGATGTCTTCAGACCTGAATTCTGGTGAAAAGAGTTTGgaaatgctgctgctgctacttgtGACTCTTCTCCTCGGAAATGTCTGTCTCtgtagctcttttttttcttcttcttgttccttttctttttggatcCTTCTAagttcttcctcagttttcttcagcttTTCCCTAAGGAGAGTCTCTTTTCTCCGAATTTCTTCCTCTAAGCTTTCACCTGCTGCCTCCAGTTTTTGAATCTGCATTAGCTCAATTCTGTCTGGATTTGACAAGAATTTTTTAGGCTGAACCACTGGTAAGGGAGCAAGCAGCATCTTAGCTGAAGATGAATTCCCCCTATTCCGTGAACTGAAGTAGCTGGATGAGACCTCTTTTGATTCAGAAGGTTTCAGGGAGAAGTTTTGGGAGTCAATGCCAATGTGAGTAGCACTCAATGATTTTCGGTGAAACACTGGTTTGAGGGGATAGGCACGATCCACACCAGCTCTCTTCTTTGTGAAGGGCATTGTGTTTTCTTGGTTATCTATTTTGGTGTGCCGAATATTAGCCCCGAATGAATAAAAATCCCCACTTCCTGGACCCTGCTGATTTTTTCCTGAATCCTGCTGGCTGCTTTCTacagaatgagaagaaagacaGCTATGGGCTTTAGTAAAACTTTCTCTGTTGTGAGTAAAGATATTCTCCAgcttctcttctttgtctcttagAAGTTTTTGCTGAAAGTTGTTTTTCAGGTGCTCCAGCCGAGAATGATGAGTAGAGCTGCTTTGTTCATAAGGGGTTTGCCTTTTTGAATGGAGTTCCGAAGTTTCCATTTTGTTAAAAGGAAACATGATGTCCACATGTGGACATGGAACCAACTGGAGGCGAGCCATTCAGTGCCTGAACTGAAGCCTGAGAAAGAATCAAAATCAGATTCATGTTAAGAGTTTGAtgctatcctttgatccagcagtgccactactgagtctgtatcacaaagaaatcaaaaaagagggaaaagaacccacatgggcaaaaatgtttctagcagctctttttgtgatagcaaggaactggaaactgagtgaatacccatcagttggggaacggttgaataagttatggtatatgaaatggaacattattgctctataaaaaatgatgaacaggctgattttagaaaggcctagaaagatttatatgaactaatgctgagcaatacaagcagaaccaagaaaacattgtacacagcaacaaggtTGTGTGATGACCAAGACTAACTTGCATCTTCTCAGAGGTTGAGTAatccaaggcagttccaataaactttggatgaaaaatgccatccaaatacagagagagaactatggagactggatgtaaatcaacacatgctataatcaccttttttttctcttgtggtttttccctttcctgatttttctctcccaatgtgattcataagaaaatatgttgtgggtttttttttttttttttaaatgaacgtAGAGGCAGTTAGacggtgcagtggatagagtgcctgccCTGAAGTTCAAATTGGGCCTCAGACACggaatacttcctagctgtgtgaccctgggcaagtcacttaactccaattgcctcaggggggaaaatgaatgtacatgtataaccaaaaaaaaaaaaaaagtgttgtttcTACATAtaacttggaaaaataactgaagcAGATTCTAAGTTGCTTTCCCTCCcatctcttatttttccttatcaAATTATTAATGATTCCAAGCCTCATATAAAGAAAGGATACTGCTATGATGCCTTTTCTCTTAAAACAGTTGACTAGTGTCTCTCTCCAAAGCCCATGGTAGAAAAGTTAGGTATTCAACAAAATTTCCCCTGTTTTTTAGTACATCAATAAAGTGCATCATGTCTACTAAAGGGCAAAATTGCTACTCCAGAATCTAATAACACTtgcagcatgaaaaaaaaaaaaaaaaggttttaagattaaaattttaattaaattttaaatcataaatttaagATTAAGAAAATCAGGGGATTTGGATGCATGTTCACAGACATATTTAATGCAGCTGAAATTTCTGACATTCATTAaatagtgtagtggaaagagaactTAAGTGTTTTTAATCTTCTGTTATTTATTAGTTCcctgatcatgggcaagtcacttaaccaaggATTGTGTTTTCTCATCTTGCCAAAACTTAAGGGGTTGTTCTGAAGATGGAATAATATACTCTATATTAGGTGGTGtgcaaattttaaaagtgaatggaAACGTCTATCATCTATTACACCCcacttattttacaaaggagaaagaattgtaGAGAAGTGAGCTGCCCAAGTGCCAACAAatattggaactcaggttttccacTAGAATCAGAGGTCCCGAACTCACGGGCCTAAAACGTGAGACAAACGATCTCGGGAGGGAGTGATAGTTCCCCAAGAAGGTGTGTCATTTGGGCCGCCTGAAGATGGCAGATGTTCAACAGGTGAAAAATGAAGACGTGGAGTGAGAGCTGGAGAGGGGTAGTGGAGGAGAAGACAACATTCTGGGTCTGGGAAATGAACCCAGAGAATAAACTAATAGCTCCATCTACACTATAGTTTCCACCAGGGCACCGCTCCAGAAGTCATTATCTCGGGATAATTGGATAGGTAAGTGTGGATAGTGGGCAGGTAGGTAGATATATGGTGATCCCCTTCCCACCATCTTGCTAGTTCACAAGGAGGGAGGGTGCCGGCACAGGTGTGTGCGCCGAGCACCGCAGCAGCGCCCGTGGGAGCCATGACAACGGAGCCCTGCGGCCGATCCCGGGGCTAAGGGACCTTTCCCACCGAGGGGAAGGGCCTTTAGCCTAGTGAGGAAGACAATGCAAGGAGGAATTTGGGGAATGGGGATGGGATTAAAACTCTCCTCCTCTCAGGGAGATTCTGTCCCCCTTCCAAAGTAGGTTCTGTCCCTTTCCAGGTACCTGAGGCTCCGCTGCGTCCGCTCCAGCTCCGGGAAACTACACAGGGCGCCAGTTTCCCGAACCCGACTCCCAACAGCACTCCCAGCTCAAGTGCTTTCTGCTTCTCTGTTATTCCCGTTGCTTGGAAACTGGGAGCGCGAGCCAAAgcgagtgggggtggggggaccGCTTCTAGCCCTAGACTAGAGGCCCGGGAGGCGGCGAGTTCTCCACGTGCACCAGCCTCTCCGAACTTGCGAGAGGAGCGCTAAAGGCTTGGTTCCCCAATTCGGCTAATCCCTCCGCTGACCCGCGGGCCCTGCTCCCCGCCGGGCCTTTTCcaagtactttttaaaagaagagagtaTTCCTCAGAGCTCCCAGAAACTGAGAGTGAAAATGCACCAAGAAACTGAAGCCGGTGTTTTTGTATCTGAGGGGGATAAATCGAGGTTTGCCCCAAAATCCTCGGGGAGAAGAGTCCGTATGTGTGCTTACCTACCAGGGCTGACCATATTGGTGTTTTCTCTCAGTTCATTCGGCGGTGTTGTTCGTTCAACAGGTATGGCTGTTATCTACTGTTCTTGCAGTGCTTTTACCTTGCCAATGAGTCAATTGTggctatgattttttaaaaattatcttttttttcctcatatttgaTGGCTGGTCTGGAATTTGCTAAtgccatttttattgtattaactCCCAACTACCTTGCCCATCTCTTAGGGCCTACAAATGACTCAGCTAAACGTAACGGTCTAAAGTTCACtggcaaatttaaaataatccctTGAATAAATTGCACCAGCATTAAGAGTCTCAGTAGGGACAGCTGGGTGGCGTAGTGCTAGCCAGTCCTgtagtcaggatgacctgagttcaagtttggtctctgacacttaacactttctacctgtgtaaccctggacaagtcacttaaccccaattgcctcaggaaaaaaaaaagtctccgtAAAAGTGTCGGCAAGAAAGCTTTTTCTTCACGTTCACGTTTGCAAATACTTTTGGAAAAGTCTGGCTTTTTTTAGTGtatttacacacaaaaaaatccatGTGAATGTTACTTAAAATCTCAAAATGTCATAATTATTGCTTGCCAGTTTCAAATTGAGTGTGTAATTCAAATTACAGCTAATAGTGCTGTAAACTAAAAAAGGAATACTTATTGGTGAAGATAACAAGGTACATGAGCTTATGTATGACAATGGAAAGGGCTTTGGATTGTGGTCAAGCTACGTATCCAATGGATAGTGCTAGACCGAAGTTAGAGAGTTGTTTTAGTCGTTTTCAGTGGGGTCTGAATCTTCCTGGCCccttttggggctttcttggcaaagatactggagtggtttttcattttcttctccagttcattttataaatgaggaaactgaggaaaacggagttaagtgaattgtccaggatcaccTAGCTAGTTAGTAtatgagggcagatttgaattcaagccttctTGATAATAGCAGGCCCTTAACACCATGCACCATGCCACCTAATTGCCTtgatttactggctgtgtgattctgggcaaatcaatttgacctctttgcctcagtttccttaattgtaaaatgagcataaaatAACGTTTGTCTCACAGATTTGTTGTTTGGAATTAATTGTATGGTGCTTGGCACTATAGAAATGCTCACTACCTTTCTGTCTTCAGTGGTTAATAAAGAAACTGTGTTTTTATAGGATATTTCAAGTTAGAAGAAGTCTTAAGGCTCTTTAAGGAGCCTACAAGCTGTCAAACAGTCCTCAAGGCCCCATGTGTCCTTAACACTACATAGTATAGCCTgtaccaaattaaaatgtaatcggaaaatagttaacaaaataaataaaaataaaataaaagtgacaatattacattttaagaCTCAATATGAGGCTCACAAAAATCTATATTTCATGGATCcaattctatttgagtttaattcTACTGATCTAATCTACTCCTCACATTTTTCACCTGAGGTTTGAGTCCCAGAGAAATTGTCTTGTTCAAGATCATGGATAGGTAGCATAAAATGGCAGTGGCACAATTCTAATCCAAATATGCTCATTCCCAATCCAGCATTCCTTTGAAGGCACTGCACTGCCATCTTTGACCTTGCCATTTGTAGCTATTGGGACTTCAGCAAATTATTGCCTTATTTATCAAATGAAGATAATTACCACACCAGattgtgggggaaaaaatgctTCAGAATTCAGAATCAATGCATATAAAACTCAGAATACAAAGCTATAAAATACCTTTAAATGgcaatttaagaatattttttactTAAATGACTACTGATCCTACCAGGACTAAAATTGATAGTGCATATTTTTCATTTAGCTTCATTCTGGAAGCAAGGTTAAAGTGTTTAAGTGTAGCCATCTCTCCTGccttccattcttcctcttttcctttctccaaataaGTACTTAAAATTTGATCTATGGACTATATAATCTGAGAGGATTGGCCCAAATGTAATTATGGAATTAAAGGttgcttattctttttcttgtctttttggaATTAATTCGGATTAATTAAGATCATAATAAGGAAAGCAAAGagtaatgaatatttgttgacaTCCTAGTTGGCACCTTCCAAGGGTCATTGAAGCTGGAAACATCTTCTCTACTCACCTAACAACAATTCACACATTATTTCAGAGTAGTgacagaaaaattaagaaagatagGACTCAAAGCTCTGGAACTGGAAAGAATGGTAGAAGCCATTTAATCTaacctctttttacagataaggaaattgaggcatagagAAGCTAAGTGACCCATGCACACAATGTAAGGAAAGTTTTAAGAGCAAAATGTGAAGCCAGAGAATCCTGAAAAAGGTTGATTCTACTCAGTTAGCGGAACTGCATCCCCAAGGGGGCCTCCCGACTGGTTCATCAGAGGTAGGCTACCCTAAGGGGCTCATGAAAGGAAACTGGGATAGTGCAGGTATGTTTAACTGTTTTTGTGGCACGGGACTGTTTGCCAAATGGACCcccttcccagaatttttttaatgcataagattaaaaagaaaacccactctaatgaaataaagatgtgattatttttccccattcaagtTCAAGGACCCCCTGAAGTCTATCGGGGCGTAAATTAATCGCAGCGAGTGCGAGTTGCGGAGGGCTGGGGCCCAACGGAAACTCCCGGGCTTCCCAGACTCAGTAGTGCCCGCCTTTGCTCTTTTCCATCAGTCTCAGGTGTACGGACTTCCGGCCGAATCGGCTGGCTTTGATTGGCTGAGCTGACCACGGGCCTCTCTAGCTAGGAGCGGGGAGTCGGAGGACTAGAACTCGATGCTTTTCAGGTACCGGCAGTTGTGACTCGGAACTGACGGTTGGGTGAAGGACTGAGCTGCTTGTCCTGAGACCTCTCCCGGGAGGAAAGCCGATCAGGGTGAGCCCGGGAggtccccttctccccctccccccggagGGGGGAGCAATCATCATGAAATGTTAATGGAAAGGGACGCGGCTGAAGGACAGACTAGAGGCAGGTGAGCAGAAGTGGGGGTAGGGAGAGAGGAACGGGGCTGGGAGCGGCCCCCACCGAGATGCCCCACCCCCGCCTCTTGCTCACCGGAGTGGGTCCTCCGGGGACCTCGCGTTTCATGGAGTTTGTGAATGCTTAATAAAGGATTGATGCCCCACTTAGTGTCTCCAGCCACTGCACAGAGTTTGCATGACTCGCTGATGAGAGCCGGAGGCACAAACACagtctggggggagggagggagaaccgTGCTGGGAGGGGTTGCCTGCATCTGTGTACGCAGCTACAGAGAAGTAttgtgtgtacatgcatgcacTGTGTAACTACGTGCCTGTAtatgggacagttaggtggcgCAATGGACGGACCTGGAtacagggagactcatcttcctaaattcaaatccaggctcagacacttgcTGGTTGTGTGattcagggcaagtcacttccccctgcttcctccctcatctgtaaaatgagctgcagaggGAAAGGGCAAagtacttcagtatctttgccaagaaaactgtgGGGTCATATAGAGTTGGATGCTACTGAACAAGGGGTATACCTACCCTAtgcacatgtatgcatacatatattgttgtatatgtgcatatatttgtgtatatgtgtatgtaagatatagacataaacatacagcatgtatgtatgcatgtgcacacatacTCAAGTCTTCATATGCACATATTCATGTGTGCATAGATACATTTATGGTAcctacatataaacacatatacactgTGTAGCATATACATAATAAccgtatatacacatgtacaggtgtatatgcttatatgtaaCTTATGTGATACCATGTACATAAAGATACATGTGCCTATGTGTGAATGTACATATACTGCACACATATTGTTTGTGCACACATGTATATTcacagatatgtatacatatatgtgttttatatgtgcatataatgtGCATGTAATACACAACATACATTTTATggattttatgtgtgtatacaatggatgcatctgtgtatgtgtgtgtatatgtatcttaCCCTTACTTGATTccaattgaagaaatatttattgtcaATTTCTTGTATTCAGAGTACTGAGCTAGATTTAGGAGTGGGGAATGCAAAGACTAAGTTAAgatttatatttacatagtttCCTGTCTTAATAACAAGTACTTTGGgggcattttggtttttctttccttctttcctcttcctctccctctctttttctctaaaaaaaaaaaaaaaaaaaaaaaaaaacttcctaaggATCTACAAGAGTACATTAGGGGATTCactaaatgttttttgtttgttttgtaatgttggagaaactgaggcaagatagagattagagagtttttaatattttattaattggagagtttgACTgattggacaggactctcatctcaaagtatctaGTGgtaaatgtgagttctcaatgacagatatacacacatggcTCAACTACAGGTAGAtcaaggcaggggtggagtcagaacATTGAAAGTGGGAAccgactatcaatctggttctgacagggtggtgGGAAACACCAGACATTCTGGTAAATTGggataaagaagaacaatgacaggatAGGGGGTAGGACTTTAAATTTTGATGACAGATGGAGTTAGGatccaggaagtctgaactcccccttatcttgagtctcacattgacattttataaccttagagcaaatggtcctcagtcttaatgaaccagagggGGATTTTGCAACtaaggagattgaggcagaacaatttagggaaactgaggcagaaccaactagggaaactgagtcaggacaaccaaagagaactgtggcacaaatTTTTTTagacaaatgaacaaataaataaataaatgaacactAAGGATTGAGACACAATTGTGTGACAAAGGATCAGGCTGTCCAGATTTAAGCTTGTTTTTGTACTACTTTTGCTTTGCATGGTCACCAGCAGGCCTTACCATGGCCGAAGGACACACCCTGATGTCAGTGGATTATGAAATCTTTGGAAAAGTCCAAGGTGTGTTTTTCCGAAAGTACACACAGGTATGTGTTCCACACTGGGTTTGGAAGATGCTAAATAATGTTCCAAGGAAGTAAGAAATGTTTTTGTTGATGCACAGGAACTGGCCATATTGGGAATGAAACTATAAAGAACTGGTTATTGAAGTAATAGGTCATATGTTTGGTTGCaagccatttttttaaatttctttttttgtttgttttaatgtatTTCCTTTGTTTTACTGGTGATGTCTGATTGTCTGGACAAGACAGGAATCCTTCTTccttgaaggaaaaggaaaacttcCTTTTACTATATCAATTGAGTTCAACTCTAAAGAAATCAGAATTGCTTCTTGTATTCAGTGATTCCACATTTCACTTACTTTAATagttactcattttttttagactatttttccaaatttaccTTCTCAGAGAAGCTTCTGATAGGAATGCTTCCTGGTCTGTGTCATGTCCTTATGGAGTATAGAGCTTTCTcacaaaagaaacttttaaaggTATTCTGTGGGTAGTGAGTACTTTTATTATCCACATGAAGTAAAGGATTATTTCCTGAGATATGCTTTCTGCTTCTGGCCAGTTTTAAATGTTCCATAAGATAGAATTCCTAATATTTTCTGAAGAAATCCTGCATTTATTAGATTATGCATTATCTTCATTACTATCAGCAGCAGTAAATATGAATTGTATGTGCATGGCATTATTAATTCGGCATATTTATCTGCAAGTTTGAGTATCTTAATTTTGTCTTGTTTCTGTTGTTCATTTTAATTCTTGTATTAccaatttaaagaagaaaatcaatccCCCATGTAATTCTTCTTTGTGTGTTATTAACGGTCAGTTAAATTCATCGTGTTTAAGTGAATACTATTTTTAAGGTGCTGTGTGTTGGGTGCTAGTGGTTGAAaagaggtgtgagaattgaggtggGGAATCCCTTCTGGTCAGGGCAGGTCCAAAGCAAAAGAATTCCCCAATCCGAAAAGTCTGAAtagcaaaagggatttttattgttcactaagaagtcAGCCtgttaggaagacagacttcttagtggcaaaaggtcctgttagggaaaatGGCAAGGGTTAACATTGAGAAGAGACTATCTTTACAGTGGACAGTGTCTTGGCAGGCAGCTTTGCTGAGAAGAGAGCTTCCTGGCAAAGCAAATTCCTGTTTTGGAGGCTTAGGCTTCCATTCAAAAtggaatgagattccttcaatgttgtcacagCCTGGAGCttatttccagttgaaaagagagtacttatctcggagtttcaagccactcaataggaatatcaggccaagatctccaactgaatgagaccacatAGGAGAGTGTTGTTTGGGAGAAGTATGTTTTTTCCAGGGGAGAGCCTGAGACACCATtcacccttcttttacagattaaaggggacacagtttcagggttcatccCCATCACTagcaatacaaagataaaaagaaattaaagagccTTTAAAGACATTATATTCTAATGGTAACAACTTTCTCGATTTCAAACAGCTGCTGTTGCAACTGAGACTTCTCTGATTATAAACTACATTGTCTGTAACAAGATAGGTAAATGTTTAGTTAAATTAAGGGAGTAGCTAgctaattttctttgtatttaccCTGCACACACATATCTCCCATTTTTGTCCCTTCTGATCTGTAGATGCCAGCCTATCTTCCCTTCTTGCCCTCTACCACTTCACTTTAAACCTTTCTGGAAAAATAGGAGTAGTGAATTGGAACTGTAAAATTAGGTAATTCCAATTTATTGGAACTAGGGTACTTAAAACTCAAATCTTAATGTTGAAAGAAATCCTGATGTAAGTACCATATTTTACCTGCTCATCATGTCCTTCTTCGGCCCTTTCTCTCACAAAAAGCACTCTTTAAGCAGAATAGAATTACTAAGTGAGATTTATATCTgaaagtttgtaaagtactttatgaaAATACATTATTGAATTTCAGCCTTACAACCCTATGGGAGTAGTGTAagtactattatctccatttcacagatattCAAATTAAGGCTTAGAGACAAGTGACTTGAACAGTTTCTTCTTTGTatcaaattcagtgctctttccactgtactttATTGTCACCATTAGGGCTAAAATCTcctatttgtgttttttcccttattgGAATGTGAGTGCCTTCAAAGCACATATTATCTTGcctttttccccctaattttatCCCTATCATTTACCACTATGCTTTGCAAACAGTAATTacttaagtgcttttttttttttaacattcattccaGTAATATATATTTCACTTAGCTTTATCACTGATTGCTCTGTAACTTAAGTCTGTTTACTGTACTTTAGTATGCAGAGACAGGACTCTTTAAAGACAAGCAACAACCAAGGTCTTTGATGGTAGCATAATTTTCCCTGTAATTtagaataaaatgctattatcaagggaaagaagggaaatgatgtgatataataaaaaaaaaattaaagtttgctttaaaattactaatttcaCATCAAAATTataaaccatatttttaaaaattgtttttattaaagtttaatCAGTGATTATTATTAATCATGAAAGTAAGTGTTTTATTGTGTTATCTACCGTAGAAGTAGAGTGTTCTCTTGGAACCGTATGAATGACATTTAAATACAAGTTAGGTTGGTGAAATTTGTTCCCATAGTTTAAACTCCCTGGTATGTATTTGCAGCAGAAATTGTCTTTTGTGtgagcaaattaaaataattcattaggaTCTAAGTACAATACTTTTTTTCAGCCTAAATTCGCACACTGAATCCTGTCAGCAAATGTTATTCTGTTGTTTAAAAAGTAAGCATTATGGGTGAAATGATGCCTAAAGAAATCCTTCTATTGTGTTCATTATTGGTTTTTCAGTTTAGGGCTGAGgtgtactggtaaatgtttaacaatcccagtggggggtgggggtatGGGATAAAGAATGCTGGGGATTGAagaaagatttaattttaaatttaatctgcattggaaacattttctctgtcactttctctaG
Proteins encoded:
- the ZC2HC1C gene encoding zinc finger C2HC domain-containing protein 1C; the encoded protein is MARLQLVPCPHVDIMFPFNKMETSELHSKRQTPYEQSSSTHHSRLEHLKNNFQQKLLRDKEEKLENIFTHNRESFTKAHSCLSSHSVESSQQDSGKNQQGPGSGDFYSFGANIRHTKIDNQENTMPFTKKRAGVDRAYPLKPVFHRKSLSATHIGIDSQNFSLKPSESKEVSSSYFSSRNRGNSSSAKMLLAPLPVVQPKKFLSNPDRIELMQIQKLEAAGESLEEEIRRKETLLREKLKKTEEELRRIQKEKEQEEEKKELQRQTFPRRRVTSSSSSISKLFSPEFRSEDIFSGYSRDEETWEQSQENSSPSSVCSQFFDHGVQRLKKERLVASNNKMRDQIPTPSPEPFSQHQEDPDNSLTKSPSYSSSQLSVSSGSSSSPEEPELGECSYCGRKFHLLRLEKHTNVCCKTQGSKRKVFDSSKARAKGTELEQYLTWKGPTVAKPEPPKKSTWRQKHESFIRTLRQAREVQQVIARGGNPSDLPPMLPAENPDYIQCPHCSRHFAPKVADRHIPKCKTIKNRPPPPRKRCC
- the ACYP1 gene encoding acylphosphatase-1 isoform X2, translated to MHQETEAGVFVSEGDKSRFAPKSSGRRVRMCAYLPGLTILVFSLSSFGGVVRSTGLTMAEGHTLMSVDYEIFGKVQGVFFRKYTQAEGKRLGVVGWVQNTDQGTVQGQIQGPTVQVRVMQEWLKTKGSPKSRIDKAKFHNERVIPKLEYKDFQIVK
- the ACYP1 gene encoding acylphosphatase-1 isoform X1, whose protein sequence is MHQETEAGVFVSEGDKSRFAPKSSGRRVRMCAYLPGLTILVFSLSSFGGVVRSTAGLTMAEGHTLMSVDYEIFGKVQGVFFRKYTQAEGKRLGVVGWVQNTDQGTVQGQIQGPTVQVRVMQEWLKTKGSPKSRIDKAKFHNERVIPKLEYKDFQIVK